Sequence from the Bacillus sp. es.036 genome:
ACTATCTCGAGCCGGAAGATCATATCTACCGAAAGATTTTAATTAAAGCCCAAGCGGGTAACCCGTTAAATCGTCAAACGCTTCCGCAAGTTCACTTTAGAACGACGAATGAAATGCTCGATTGCTTTCATTTCCTTGGTGCAGAAAAAGCGAAGGAAATCGTCATTCAGAAGCCACGGGTAGTAACCGATTTAATCGACGACATTAAACCGATTAAAGACGACCTTTTCACACCTCGAATTGAAGGTGCCGATGAAGAAATGCGTCAAATGAGCTATGGGATGGCTAGAAGTATCTATGGCGATGAGCTTCCTACTATTGTTGAAGAAAGACTTGAAAAAGAGCTAAAGAGTATTATCGGTCACGGTTTTGCTGTTATCTATCTTATTTCTCATAAGCTTGTAAAAAAGTCGTTAAACGACGGCTATCTAGTAGGATCTCGTGGTTCAGTTGGGTCTTCTTTTGTGGCTACCATGACAGAAATTACGGAAGTTAACCCACTACCGCCGCATTACGTCTGTCCTTCTTGTAAGAAATCGCAGTTCTTTGACGATGGGTCAGTAGGATCAGGGTTCGATCTTCCTGATAAAAACTGTGAAGATTGTAATATCCCTCTGACAAAAGATGGGCACGACATTCCATTTGAAACGTTCCTAGGGTTTAAAGGAGATAAGGTACCCGATATTGATTTGAACTTCTCGGGTGAATATCAGCCTCGTGCTCACAACTATACGAAGGAACTGTTTGGGGAAGACAATGTGTTTCGTGCAGGAACAATTGGTACGGTTGCTGAGAAAACGGCGTATGGTTATGTAAAGGGATATATGGGGGATCATGATCTTCACTATCGAGGAGCTGAGATTGATCGCCTTGTGTCAGGGTGTACAGGCGTGAAACGGACTTCTGGCCAGCACCCAGGTGGAATTATCGTTGTCCCAGACTATATGGATATTTATGATTTTTCACCAATCCAATTCCCAGCAGATGATAAAACATCCGCATGGAAAACAACGCATTTTGATTTCCACTCCATTCATGATAATCTTCTGAAGCTTGATATCCTTGGACACGATGATCCGACTGTTATTCGTATGCTTCAAGATTTAAGTGGGATTGATCCGAAAACAATACCAACTGATGATGCAGAAGTTATGAAGCTCTTCAGCGGAACCGAGTCTCTTGGCGTTACCCAAGATCAGATTATGTGTAAAACAGGAACTTACGGTATTCCGGAATTTGGAACACGTTTTGTTCGTCAAATGCTTGAGGATACGAAACCAAGTACTTTCTCTGAACTTGTTCAGATCTCAGGGCTATCGCATGGTACCGATGTATGGTTAGGAAATGCGCAAGAGCTCATCCAGGCTGGGACATGTAACTTAAGTGAAGTAATTGGTTGTCGGGATGATATTATGGTTTACTTAATTTATAAAGGTCTCGATCCGTCTCTTGCGTTTAAAATCATGGAGTTCGTACGAAAAGGGAAAGGACTTCAGGAAGAATGGGTAGCGGAAATGAAGAAGCATGATGTTCCTGACTGGTACATTGATTCTTGTTTGAAAATCAAGTACATGTTCCCGAAAGCTCACGCAGCTGCGTATGTATTAATGGCTGTTCGGATTGCTTATTTCAAAGTGCATCATCCGATTCTTTTCTATGCTGCTTATCTAACAGTAAGGGCAGATGATTTTGATATCGATACAATGGCAAAAGGATCCAATGCGATTCGAGCGAAAATCGAAGAGATTAACGAAAAGGGACTTGATGCATCACCAAAAGAAAAAAACCTCTTAACGGTGATGGAGATTGCGCTCGAAATGTCAGAACGCGGTCTTCGTATGCAGAAGGTTGACCTTTATCGATCAAAAGCTGCTGAATTCGTCGTTGACGGGGATTCGCTCATCCCTCCGTTCAATTCTCTACCAGGGGTTGGAACGAATGCTGCAATTAACATTGAAAACGCCAAAGAAGCCGGAGAGTTTCTTTCGAAAGAAGATTTACAGCAGCGAAGCAAGATTTCAAAGACAGTACTAGAATACTTGGATGACCATGGATGTCTTGAAGGACTTCCAGATGCTAACCAGCTTAGCTTGTTCTAAAGAGGAGCCTTCGCTTCTCTGTTGAATTGGTTATATGAGTATGGTATAGTAATTGTGGAAATACTAGTGAATACACACGCGACGGAAGAGTGGGGCTATCCCACTCTTTCGTTTTCGATTGGGACCCTGCTGTACAGGATCAGAAAGGAGGACAACCAATGAATGAAAATGTGATTACGGTTACTGAAGAACTAGTAAAACCAATAGCAGATGAAATGAACCTGGAACTTGTAGACATAGAATTCACGCAGGAAGGCAAGAATTGGTTTCTCCGTGTCTATGTCGATTCTCCTCGAGGTGTTGATATTGAGGAGTGCGGGACAATTAGCGAAAAGCTAAGTGAACAGCTAGATAAACATGATCCAATTACTCAACCTTATTTCCTCGAAGTTTCTTCTCCAGGTGCAGAGCGCCCGCTGAAGAAAAAGACTGATTTCGAGAAAGCGGTTGGAAAACAAGTCTATATGACAACTTACGAACCAATAGATGGAGAGAAAAGCTTTGAAGGTAAGCTTTCTGATTTTGATGGTGAAACGGTTGTGATTGAACAGCGAGTGAAAACGAGAATTAAAAAGGTAGAATTACCTTATGAAAAAGTAGCAAGCGCAAGGCTTGCGGTTGTTTTTTAATTAAAGGGGAGAATGAAAATGAAGAGTAGTGAGTTATTAGATGCGCTAACCATTCTTGAAAAAGAAAAAGGCATCAGCAAGGATATTATCGTTGAGGCGATTGAAGCAGCGCTTATTTCGGCGTACAAGCGAAACTTCCATCAGGCACAAAATGTAAGAGTCGATTTTAATCAGGACACTGGTTCGATCCGCGTATTTGCTCGAAAAGATGTCGTGGAAGAAGTGGAAGATTCTCGTCTTGAGATCTCACTCGAAGATGCCAAAGACATTGATCGTCAATATGAATTAGAAGATATCGTGGAAATCGAAGTAACGCCTCGTAATTTCGGTCGTATCGCAGCTCAAACAGCGAAACAAGTTGTTACTCAACGTGTCCGTGAAGCAGAACGTGGGATCATATTTAGCGAATTTATTGAACGCGAAGACGATATCATGACCGGAATTGTTCAGCGTCAAGATCATCGTTTTATTTATGTTGACCTCGGTCGAATCGAAGCACTTCTCCCTGCAGGTGAACAAATGCCGAATGAAACGTATCATTCTCATGATCGTATTAAGGTATATGTAACGAAAGTTGAAAAAACAACCAAAGGGCCACAGGTGATGGTTTCAAGAACTCATCCTGGTCTTCTTAAGCGTTTATTTGAACTTGAAGTGCCAGAAATTTTTGACGGCACTGTAGAAGTGAAGTCAATTTCACGTGAAGCTGGCGATCGATCAAAAATTGCCGTTCATGCCGAAGATCCTGAAGTGGATCCAGTTGGCTCTTGTGTAGGGCAACGCGGTCAACGAGTTCAGGCAATCGTAAATGAGCTTAAAGGCGAGAAAATCGATATTGTCAGCTGGTCTGAGGATATTGTGGAATATGTAGCAAACGCTCTTAGTCCTTCAAAAGTACTTAAAGTAAATGTAGATGAAGAAAACAAAATGACTCAGGTTATCGTACCAGACTATCAGCTCTCGCTTGCGATCGGGAAGCGCGGTCAGAACGCTCGTCTCGCAGCAAAGCTTACAGGATGGAAAATTGATATTAAGAGTCAATCTGAAGCGGAAGAACTCGGCATCTATAGTGCTGATGAAGCTCCTCTTTTCGAGGGAAATGACGCTGAAGATTCAGAGCTA
This genomic interval carries:
- the rimP gene encoding ribosome maturation factor RimP: MNENVITVTEELVKPIADEMNLELVDIEFTQEGKNWFLRVYVDSPRGVDIEECGTISEKLSEQLDKHDPITQPYFLEVSSPGAERPLKKKTDFEKAVGKQVYMTTYEPIDGEKSFEGKLSDFDGETVVIEQRVKTRIKKVELPYEKVASARLAVVF
- the nusA gene encoding transcription termination factor NusA; translated protein: MKSSELLDALTILEKEKGISKDIIVEAIEAALISAYKRNFHQAQNVRVDFNQDTGSIRVFARKDVVEEVEDSRLEISLEDAKDIDRQYELEDIVEIEVTPRNFGRIAAQTAKQVVTQRVREAERGIIFSEFIEREDDIMTGIVQRQDHRFIYVDLGRIEALLPAGEQMPNETYHSHDRIKVYVTKVEKTTKGPQVMVSRTHPGLLKRLFELEVPEIFDGTVEVKSISREAGDRSKIAVHAEDPEVDPVGSCVGQRGQRVQAIVNELKGEKIDIVSWSEDIVEYVANALSPSKVLKVNVDEENKMTQVIVPDYQLSLAIGKRGQNARLAAKLTGWKIDIKSQSEAEELGIYSADEAPLFEGNDAEDSELD